The genomic stretch AACGGGTTCATCAAGTTACACAAATCAGTTAAGAAAGTTCTCAAGTTTGCACACCGCATGCATGTTACATCAGGTGGAAAAGGAAACATATTTGTGGTTAGAAAGGATGATCGAAAAGCTAGTAACACTAATGTGTTGCATGTACCTTCGATGACATGTAACTTGATAAGCATAAGTCAACTACTTACAAAAGGGTACAACATGAAGCTagaaaagaataagaagaagGTGTATGACGGGGAcaggaaaatgattttgaaagcAACATTGGCAGACAACAAGACCTTCAAAGTAGAGATCAACACAGTTGATCACAAATGTCTTGCTTTTACTGCAG from Vicia villosa cultivar HV-30 ecotype Madison, WI linkage group LG4, Vvil1.0, whole genome shotgun sequence encodes the following:
- the LOC131598600 gene encoding uncharacterized protein LOC131598600 — translated: MTGNKNGFIKLHKSVKKVLKFAHRMHVTSGGKGNIFVVRKDDRKASNTNVLHVPSMTCNLISISQLLTKGYNMKLEKNKKKVYDGDRKMILKATLADNKTFKVEINTVDHKCLAFTAEEDKN